The following are encoded in a window of Rissa tridactyla isolate bRisTri1 chromosome 15, bRisTri1.patW.cur.20221130, whole genome shotgun sequence genomic DNA:
- the TMC6 gene encoding transmembrane channel-like protein 6, producing the protein MSRPPSFTLRVSEDSGSDGQEPSPDNEGALHTSFHQLIQEQSSLVEAGLELEMQARGREHPSHLASPDACATAWLEPGQGEQHPGYSSTTLRILASMPSRTIGRSRGAIISQYYNRTSRLRRRSSRPPLQQLCRAARPSLRQYDLETDPAMATLEDKRSLLVKELLSLSPSQRSHMLLTVPLSLAEKRTLRWELSGQRGPLQQHAQHRASSSPCGRSKDYIVLGCRGLWYRLLSLLSAAQPWHYALKQIGGRFGSSVLSYFVFLKTLLMFNIFSLLILLVFVVALQAAYPPASVNPQPFTGLELLTGAGYFTYSLLYYGYYSNITLNDPCASSPDSSVCPLAAPLLPYNMPLAYVFSVGVSFLITCVLLVYSMSRSFGESYRVGSSMGNLAVKVFCAWDFKVIQRRSVKLQCENIRTQLKELLAEQRSRSRSLSLCQRLRHTAVLFLAWALSLSTVLGCVLAVRYFSEHMHTVHQDHRVRGSGERQQEAVLLVLPLVVSLLNALMPHLYNLLAMWEKQESPVVEVYVAICRNLILKMVVLGLLCYQWLSRRVVCSTEECWETCVGQDLYRFVVMDFIFTLLDTLFGELIWRLILEKRLKRKQRPEFDIARNVLELIYGQTLTWLGVLFAPLLPAVQTLKLVLLFYIKKTSLMQNCQSPSKPWQASHMSTVFISLLCFPSFLGAAIFLSYTIWSVRPSETCGPFQGLETIYKSGKTWVQLLEKSNPNITWFAWVHQYLVENTSLLFFVSGVLLAVIYFNIQVVRGQRRIIHLLKEQIANEGEDKIFLIQKLHSIYEQRERRA; encoded by the exons ATGTCCCGGCCGCCCTCCTTCACCCTCCGCGTCTCTGAGGACTCCGGGAGCGATGG ccagGAGCCGAGCCCGGACAACGAGGGAGCCCTGCACACGTCCTTCCACCAGCTCatccaggagcagagcagcttggtggaggCGGGTCTGGAGCTGGAGATGCAGGCGAGGGGCAGAG AGCACCCGTCACATCTGGCTTCCCCGGACGCCTGTGCCACGGCCTGGCTGGAGCCCGGGCAGGGCGAGCAGCACCCTGGCTACTCCTCCACCACCCTGCGGATCCTCGCCAGCATGCCCAGCCGCACCATCG GCCGCAGCCGCGGGGCCATCATCTCCCAGTACTACAACCGCACGTCCCGGCTGCGGCGCCGGAGCAGCCGCCCgcctctgcagcagctctgccgcGCGGCACGGCCCAGCCTGCGGCAGTATGACCTGGAGACTGACCCTGCCATGGCCACACTGGAAG ACAAGCGCAGCCTGCTGGTGAAGGAGCTGCTGAGCCTCTCGCCCAGCCAGCGCAGCCACATGCTGCTCACTGTGCCCCTCAGCCTGGCAGAGAAACGCACCCTCCG GTGGGAGCTGAGCGGGCAGAGGGGCCCCTTGCAGCAGCACGCCCAGCACCGGgcatcctcctctccctgcgGCCGGTCCAAGGACTACATTGTCCTC ggctgccggGGGCTCTGGTaccggctcctctccctgctctccgctgcgcagccctggcactACGCCCTGAAGCAGATCGGCGGCCGCTTTGGTTCCAGTGTCCTCTCCTACTTCGTCTTCCTCAAGACACTCCTGATGTTCAACATCTTTTCACTCCTCATCCTCTTGGTCTTTGTGGTGGCCCTGCAGGCTGCGTATCCCCCTGCCTCGGTCAACCCCCAGCCCTTCACCGGCCTCGAGCTCCTCACAGGAGCG GGCTACTTCACTTACTCGCTGCTGTACTACGGCTACTACAGCAACATCACACTTAATGACCCCTGCGCCTCCAGCCCCGACAGCAGCGTGTGCCCCCttgcagcccccctgctcccataCAACATGCCGCTGGCCTACGTGTTCAGCGTTGGTGTCTCCTTCCTCATCACCTGCGTCCTGCTGGTGTACAG CATGTCCCGCTCCTTCGGGGAGAGCTACCGCGTGGGCAGCTCCATGGGCAACCTGGCTGTCAAAGTCTTCTGTGCCTGGGACTTCAAGGTGATCCAGAGGCGCTCGGTGAAGCTGCAGTGTGAGAACATCCGCACCCAGCTGAAG GAGCTGCTGGCGGAGCAGCGTTCCCGCTCCCGCTCCCTGAGCCTCTGCCAGCGCCTGCGACACACAGCTGTGCTGTTCCTGGCCTGGGCCCTCTCGCTGAGCACGGTGCTGGGCTGCGTGTTGGCTGTGCGCTACTTCTCGGAGCACATGCACACG GTTCATCAGGACCACCGCGTGCGGGGCAGTGGCGAGCGGCAGCAGGAAGCCGTCCTGCTGGTCCTGCCCCTCGTGGTGTCCCTCCTCAACGCGCTGATGCCCCACCTGTACAACTTGCTGGCCATGTGGGAGAAGCAGGAGTCCCCCGTGGTAGAGGTCTATGTGGCGATCTGCAG GAACCTCATTCTGAAGATGGTGGTCCTTGGCCTGCTCTGCTACCAGTGGCTCAGCCGGAGAGTCGTCTGCTCGACAGAGGAG TGCTGGGAGACGTGTGTGGGGCAGGACCTGTATCGCTTTGTGGTGATGGATTTCATATTCACCCTGCTGGACacgctctttggggagctgatctGGAG GCTGATCTTGGAGAAGAGGCTGAAGAGGAAGCAGAGACCTGAGTTTGACATTGCCCGAAATGTGCTGGAGCTGATCTACGGGCAGACCCTGACCTG gctgGGTGTTCTCTTTGCTCCGCTCCTGCCGGCTGTGCAGACACTGAAGCTGGTGCTGCTGTTCTATATCAAAAAG ACCAGCCTGATGCAGAACTGCCAgtcccccagcaagccctggcaaGCGTCTCACATGAGTACCGTCTTCATCAGCCTGCTGTGCTTCCCGTCCTTCCTGGGTGCAGCCATCTTCCTCTCCTACACCATCTGGTC GGTCCGGCCATCAGAAACCTGCGGTCCCTTCCAGGGGCTGGAAACCATCTACAAATCAGGGAAGACCTGGGTGCAATTGCTGGAGAAGTCCAACCCGAACATCACCTGGTTTGCCTGGGTCCACCAGTACCTGGTGGAGAACACCTCCCTCCTGTTCTTCGTGTCCGGGGTCTTGCT AGCCGTGATCTACTTCAACATCCAGGTGGTGAGAGGCCAGCGGAGGATCATCCACCTGCTGAAGGAGCAGATCGCCAAT GAGGgggaagataaaatatttctcattcagAAGCTTCACTCCATTTACGAGCAGAGGGAGAGACGCGCCTGA
- the SYNGR2 gene encoding synaptogyrin-2: protein MEGGGGGGAYGAAKAGGAFDLARFVQQPQVLARIASAVFALIVFSCLVGEGYTNSPSSPQLFCIFNRNEDACRYGIGIGILAFLACIFFFMVDIYFPQISNATDRKYLVLADLGFSGLWTFLWFIGFCFLTNQWAWTPAGDVHIGADSARAAITFSFFSVFSWGLLITFAYKRYKMGVEDFARSYVDPSPEVPTPYSSYPNISHDSYQQPPFTHTAEGPEGYQPPPVY, encoded by the exons ATGgagggcggcggaggcggcggagcGTACGGGGCGGCCAAGGCCGGCGGTGCCTTCGATCTGGCACGTTTCGTGCAGCAGCCGCAGGTCCTGGCACGGATCGCCAGCGCG GTTTTCGCCCTGATCGTTTTCTCCTGCCTGGTTGGGGAGGGTTACACCAACTcgcccagctccccccagctctTCTGCATCTTCAACCGCAACGAGGACGCCTGCCGCTACGGCATCGGCATCGGCATCCTGGCCTTCCTCGCCTGCATCTTCTTCTTCATGGTGGATATCTACTTCCCCCAGATCAGCAACGCCACCGACCGCAAGTACCTGGTCTTGGCGGACCTCGGCTTCTCAG GTCTCTGGACCTTCCTGTGGTTCATCGGCTTTTGTTTCTTGACTAACCAGTGGGCCTGGACGCCAGCTGGGGACGTGCACATTGGGGCTGACTCGGCCCGTGCCGCCATCACCTTCAGCTTCTTCTCCGTCTTCTCCTGG GGCCTCCTGATCACCTTTGCCTACAAGAGGTACAAGATGGGGGTGGAGGACTTTGCTCGCAGCTACGTGGACCCCAGCCCGGAGGTTCCGACTCCCTACTCCAGCTACCCCAACATCAGCCACGACAGCTACCAGCAGCCGCCCTTCACCCACACGGCAGAAGGCCCGGAGGGCTATCAGCCGCCGCCAGTGTACTGA
- the TK1 gene encoding thymidine kinase, cytosolic — protein sequence MNCLTVPGVHPGSPSRPRGQIQVIFGPMFSGKSTELMRRVRRFQLAQYRCLLVKYAKDTRYSVSGVSTHDKSTMEALPACLLMDVYQEALGSAVIGIDEGQFFPDIVEFCEMMANAGKTVIVAALDGTFQRKAFGSILNLVPLAESVVKLNAVCMECYREASYTKRLGAEREVEVIGGADKYHSVCRACYFRKRPQQTGLENKENVPMGVKQLDVAASRKIFAS from the exons ATGAACTGCCTGACTGTGCCCGGCGTCCACCCCGGCTCCCCCAGCCGCCCGCGCGGGCAGATACAG GTGATCTTCGGCCCCATGTTCTCCGGGAAGAG CACGGAGCTCATGCGGCGGGTGCGGCGGTTCCAGCTGGCTCAGTACCGGTGCCTCCTGGTGAAGTACGCCAAGGATACGCGCTACTCCGTCTCCGGCGTCTCCACACACGACAA GAGCACCATGGAGGCCCTGCCAGCCTGCCTCCTCATGGACGTGTACCAGGAGGCGCTGGGCTCTGCCGTCATCGGCATCGACGAGGGCCAATTT TTCCCAGACATCGTGGAGTTCTGTGAGATGATGGCAAATGCTGGGAAAACCGTCATCGTTGCTGCTCTTGATGGGACTTTCCAGAGAAAG GCTTTCGGGAGCATCCTGAACCTCGTCCCGCTGGCAGAGAGTGTGGTGAAGCTGAATGCCGTGTGCATGGAGTGCTACCGAGAAGCCTCCTACACAAAGAGGCTGGGAGCAGAAAGGGAG GTTGAAGTGATTGGAGGAGCAGACAAGTACCACTCTGTTTGCCGAGCCTGCTACTTCCGCAAGCGGCCTCAGCAGACTGGGTTGGAAAACAAGGAGAATGTGCCCATGGGGGTGAAGCAGCTGGACGTGGCTGCCTCACGGAAGATCTTTGCTTCTTGA
- the AFMID gene encoding kynurenine formamidase isoform X2, protein MGVWRDMPVEALEQQYSPSRWSPRLDSEAVIQAHLEATAAGTQRARAGAQTSLHVPYGDGDREKLDIYFPAEPAGAFPALVYIHGGYWQCLSKDESGFAAPPLVSQGVAVVAVGYDIAPKGHMDAMVLQVRRSLAFLVRRYSRIRGLYLCGHSAGAHLAAMVLATDWTEYGVVPDIKGAVLVSGVYDLEPILHTYVNDALNMSREVAQRNSPMLCIPSAAPMSCEVLVAVAQHDSPEFRRQSQEYGQALRAAGWSVSLLDLAGVDHFDIIEKLSEESYVLTQVILTMISRA, encoded by the exons ATGGGGGTCTGGCGGGACATGCCGGTGGAG GCGCTGGAGCAGCAGTACTCCCCCAGCCGCTGGTCCCCCCGCCTGGACAGCGAGGCCGTCATCCAGGCCCACCTGGAGGCCACGGCGGCGG GGACCCAGCGGGCCCGGGCCGGCGCGCAGACCTCGCTGCACGTCCCCTACGGCGACGGAGACCGGGAGAAGCTGGACATCTACTTCCCCGCGGAGCCCGCCGGCG CATTCCCGGCCCTGGTCTACATCCACGGCGGATACTGGCAGTGCCTGAG TAAGGACGAGTCGGGGTTCGCAGCCCCCCCGCTGGTGTCACAGGGGGTGGCGGTGGTGGCAGTGGGATATGACATAGCCCCCAAAG GCCACATGGACGCCATGGTGCTGCAGGTGCGGCGCAGCCTCGCCTTCCTGGTGCGGCGATACTCCAGGATCAG AGGCCTGTACCTGTGTGGACACTCGGCCGGGGCCCACTTGGCAGCCATGGTGCTGGCCACGGACTGGACGGAGTATGGAGTGGTGCCGGATATCAAAG GAGCCGTGCTGGTGAGTGGCGTGTACGACCTCGAGCCCATCCTGCACACCTACGTGAACGATGCGCTGAACATGAGCCG GGAGGTGGCCCAGAGGAACAGCCCCATGCTCTGCATCCCCTCAGCAGCGCCCATGTCCTGCGAGGTACTTGTGGCTGTGGCCCAGCACGACTCCCCAGAGTTCCGCAGGCAGTCGCAGGAGTATGGCCAG GCCCTGCGTGCTGCCGGCTGGTCCGTCTCCCTGCTGGATCTCGCGGGCGTGGATCACTTTGACATCATCGAGAAGCTGTCGGAGGAGAGCTATGTCCTCACTCAG GTGATTCTGACCATGATTTCAAGAGCTTGA
- the AFMID gene encoding kynurenine formamidase isoform X1 yields MGVWRDMPVEALEQQYSPSRWSPRLDSEAVIQAHLEATAAGTQRARAGAQTSLHVPYGDGDREKLDIYFPAEPAGAFPALVYIHGGYWQCLSKDESGFAAPPLVSQGVAVVAVGYDIAPKGHMDAMVLQVRRSLAFLVRRYSRIRWATRGPLRPTTVAVGGPSGQTVLLRHCVRRQSMDREMRRPSCRNWAAVLAAAPPPPRGAGCPWAGATPSPPALAHGSLSPEACTCVDTRPGPTWQPWCWPRTGRSMEWCRISKVAQLCPGCPYLGRGISAADGDKLPTGAGSAGLWAPGQAAPGVCVSCTHQQLTEAWGCGHKESSHAQGCKEEILYAEGGEPLVQVAQRVGRCPIPGNIPGQVGRGSEQPDPVEVVPAYGRGLD; encoded by the exons ATGGGGGTCTGGCGGGACATGCCGGTGGAG GCGCTGGAGCAGCAGTACTCCCCCAGCCGCTGGTCCCCCCGCCTGGACAGCGAGGCCGTCATCCAGGCCCACCTGGAGGCCACGGCGGCGG GGACCCAGCGGGCCCGGGCCGGCGCGCAGACCTCGCTGCACGTCCCCTACGGCGACGGAGACCGGGAGAAGCTGGACATCTACTTCCCCGCGGAGCCCGCCGGCG CATTCCCGGCCCTGGTCTACATCCACGGCGGATACTGGCAGTGCCTGAG TAAGGACGAGTCGGGGTTCGCAGCCCCCCCGCTGGTGTCACAGGGGGTGGCGGTGGTGGCAGTGGGATATGACATAGCCCCCAAAG GCCACATGGACGCCATGGTGCTGCAGGTGCGGCGCAGCCTCGCCTTCCTGGTGCGGCGATACTCCAGGATCAGGTGGGCCACCCGGGGTCCCCTCCGCCCCACCACCGTGGCCGTTGGCGGGCCTTCCGGGCAAACGGTGCTCCTGCGTCATTGCGTGAGGCGCCAGTCGATGGATCGGGAGATGCGGCGTCCGAGCTGCCGCAATTGGGCTGCGGTGCTTGCGGCTGCACCGCCTCCTCCGCGCGGAGCGGGGTGTCCCTGGGCAGGCGCCACGCCATCCCCTCCTGCACTGGCTCATGGCTCCCTCTCCCCAGAGGCCTGTACCTGTGTGGACACTCGGCCGGGGCCCACTTGGCAGCCATGGTGCTGGCCACGGACTGGACGGAGTATGGAGTGGTGCCGGATATCAAAGGTAGCGCAGCTGTGTCCAGGGTGTCCGTACCTGGGACGAGGCATCTCTGCTGCCGATGGAGACAAGCTGCCCACAGGCGCGGGGAGTGCAGGACTCTGGGCTCCTGGACAAGCTGCCCCCGGGGTGTGCGTGTCCTGCACCCACCAGCAGCTCACCGAGGCCTGGGGATGCGGGCACAAGGAGAGTTCCCATGCACAGGgctgtaaggaagaaattctttacgctgagggtggtgagcccctggtccaggttgcccagagagttgggagatgccccatccctggaaacatcccaggccaggttggacggggctctgagcagcctgatccagttgaagttgtccctgcctatggcagggggttggactaa
- the LOC128918121 gene encoding uncharacterized protein LOC128918121, producing the protein MRRAMARAAVGDDDYGEDPAVNELQRLAAGMLGMEEALFVPTATMANLIAVMCHCQRRGAQLLLGRDAHLHVYEHGGAAQVAGVHSQALPDLPDGTFDLDQLELTIREAHGSRYHPRPELICLENTHSSAGGRALPLAYLQQVRGLADRYGLRVHMDGARLMNAAVAQDVEPARITRHCDSVSLCFSKGLGAPAGAVLAGRREFIAEAWRARKLLGGGMRQAGVLAAAARVGLEHAAATLRRDHDNARRFAEGIQELNSPLCSVNLMAVETNIVMVSVRGGWPSPAELCEHLQAVSEEELAETGQAVSVLLFPWSAHTVRAVWHRDVSARDTELAKNKLEFVARKCQEKLALGLHPTPPSAGGA; encoded by the exons ATGCGCCGCGCCATGGCCCGCGCCGCCGTGGGCGACGACGACTACGGGGAGGACCCGGCGGTCAACG agctgcagcgcCTGGCcgcagggatgctggggatggaggaggctcTTTTTGTGCCCACGGCCACCATGGCGAACCTCATCGCCG TGATGTGCCACTGCCAGCGCAGGggagcccagctgctgctgggccgGGACGCCCACCTGCACGTCTACGAGCACGGTGGAGCCGCACAG GTCGCGGGCGTCCACTCCCAGGCACTGCCGGACCTGCCAGACGGCACCTTTGACCTGGACCAGCTGGAGCTGACCATCCGTGAGGCCCACGGCAGCCGGTACCACCCGCGCCCCGAGCTCATCTGCCTGGAGAACACGCACAGCTCGGCGGGGGGCCGGGCGCTGCCCCTCGCCTACCTCCAGCAG GTCCGTGGGCTCGCTGACCGCTACGGGCTGCGGGTACACATGGACGGAGCGCGGCTGATGAACGCGGCGGTGGCCCAGGATGTGGAGCCAGCTCGGATCACCCGGCACTGTGACTCTGTGTCCCTGTGCTTCTCCAAG GGCCTGGGCGCCCCGGCCGGCGCGGTGCTGGCCGGACGCAGGGAGTTCATTGCTGAGGCCTGGCGTGCGCGGAAGCTGCTGGGCGGGGGGATGCGGCAGGCAGGCGTGCTGGCAGCCGCTGCCCGCGTCGGGCTGGAGCACGCGGCCGCGACGCTGCGCAGAGACCACGACAACGCCCGACGCTTCGCTGAAG gcaTCCAGGAGCTGAACTCGCCCCTGTGCTCGGTCAACCTGATGGCGGTGGAGACAAACATCGTGATGGTGAGCGTCAGGGGGGGCTGGCCGTCCCCCGCCGAGCTCTGCGAACACCTGCAGGCTGTGAGTGAGGAGGAGTTGGCCGAGACTGGCCAAGCTGTCAGCGTCCTGCTGTTCCCCTGGTCGGCACACACTGTGCGCGCTGTCTGGCACCGTGACGTCTCAGCCCGTGACACCGAGCTCGCAAAGAACAAGCTGGAGTTTGTGGCTAGGAAGTGCCAGGAGAAGCTGGCCCTGGGACTGCACCCGACTCCTCCGAGCGCAGGGGGAGCCTga